The proteins below are encoded in one region of Segatella copri:
- a CDS encoding S1 RNA-binding domain-containing protein: MSKKIKLGDYNRLRIVKKVDFGLYLDGGDEGEILLPSRYVPEDAGIGDELDVFIYLDQEERLIATTETPLAKVGDFAYLEVKWVNEYGAFLGWGLMKDIFCPFREQKKRMVLGNSYIVHIHIDEESYRIVASAKIERYLNEDHPHYKHGDEVDLLIWQKTDLGFKVIIDNQYPGLLYQDQIFQYIHTGDKMKGYIGRVRPDGKIDVTLQKTGIQQTADFAETLYQYLLDNDGECNLGDKSEADDIYERFHVSKKVYKRAVGDLYKKRLITVSPMSIRLAE, from the coding sequence ATGAGCAAAAAGATAAAACTCGGCGATTACAATCGCCTTCGCATCGTAAAGAAAGTTGATTTCGGTCTGTATCTCGATGGTGGTGACGAGGGAGAGATCCTCCTTCCATCCCGCTACGTACCTGAAGACGCAGGCATCGGCGACGAGCTGGATGTCTTCATCTATCTCGACCAGGAAGAGCGCCTCATAGCAACCACCGAAACCCCTTTGGCAAAGGTGGGCGATTTCGCCTATCTCGAAGTGAAATGGGTCAACGAATACGGAGCCTTTCTGGGCTGGGGACTGATGAAGGACATCTTCTGCCCATTCCGTGAGCAGAAGAAGCGCATGGTGCTCGGCAACTCCTACATCGTGCATATCCACATCGACGAGGAGAGCTATCGCATCGTTGCCTCTGCCAAGATTGAGCGTTATCTCAACGAAGACCATCCTCACTACAAGCATGGCGATGAAGTGGATCTCCTCATCTGGCAGAAGACCGATCTCGGCTTCAAGGTTATCATCGACAACCAGTATCCGGGTCTGCTCTATCAGGACCAGATTTTCCAGTACATCCACACCGGTGACAAGATGAAGGGCTACATCGGAAGAGTTCGCCCTGACGGAAAGATAGATGTCACCCTACAGAAGACCGGTATTCAGCAGACTGCCGATTTCGCCGAAACCCTCTACCAGTATCTCTTGGACAACGATGGCGAGTGTAACCTTGGCGACAAGAGCGAAGCCGACGACATCTACGAGCGTTTCCACGTGAGCAAGAAGGTTTACAAGCGTGCCGTGGGCGATCTATACAAAAAGCGCCTCATCACCGTAAGCCCGATGAGCATCCGATTGGCGGAATAA